One genomic window of Vulpes lagopus strain Blue_001 unplaced genomic scaffold, ASM1834538v1 ctg569, whole genome shotgun sequence includes the following:
- the LOC121483934 gene encoding ras-related GTP-binding protein C-like: MSLQYGAEETPLAGSYGSADSFPKDFGYGVEEEEEEAAAAGGGVGAGAGGGCGPGGADSSKPRILLMGLRRSGKSSIQKVVFHKMSPNETLFLESTNKIYKDDISNSSFVNFQIWDFPGQMDFFDPTFDYEMIFRGTGALIYVIDAQDDYMEALTRLHITVSKAYKVNPDMNFEVFIHKVDGLSDDHKIETQRDIHQRANDDLADAGLEKLHLSFYLTSIYDHSIFEAFSKVVQKLIPQLPTLENLLNIFISNSGIEKAFLFDVVSKIYIATDSSPVDMQSYELCCDMIDVVIDVSCIYGLKEDGSGSAYDKESMAIIKLNNTTVLYLKEVTKFLALVCILREESFERKGLIDYNFHCFRKAIHEVFEVGVTSHRSCGHQTSAPSLKSLTHNGTPRNAI, translated from the coding sequence ATGTCTCTGCAGTACGGGGCGGAGGAGACGCCCCTGGCCGGCAGTTACGGCTCGGCTGACTCGTTCCCCAAGGACTTCGGCTACGgcgtggaggaggaggaagaggaggcggcggcggcgggcggcggggtcggggcgggggccggcggcggcTGTGGCCCGGGGGGCGCTGACAGCTCCAAGCCCAGGATCCTGCTCATGGGGCTGCGGCGCAGCGGCAAGTCCTCCATCCAGAAGGTGGTGTTTCATAAAATGTCACCCAACGAGACTCTCTTCTTGGAAAGTACCAACAAGATTTATAAAGATGACATTTCCAATAGCTCCTTTGTGAATTTCCAGATCTGGGATTTTCCTGGGCAAATGGACTTTTTTGACCCTACTTTTGACTACGAGATGATCTTCCGGGGAACAGGAGCACTGATATATGTCATTGATGCACAGGATGACTACATGGAGGCTTTAACAAGACTTCACATTACTGTTTCTAAAGCCTACAAAGTTAACCCAGACATGAATTTTGAGGTTTTTATTCACAAAGTTGATGGTCTGTCTGATGATCACAAAATAGAAACACAGAGGGACATTCATCAGAGGGCCAATGATGACCTTGCAGATGCTGGGCTAGAAAAACTCCACCTTAGCTTTTATCTGACTAGTATCTATGACCATTCGATATTTGAAGCCTTTAGTAAGGTGGTGCAGAAACTCATCCCACAACTGCCGACCTTGGAAAACctattaaatatctttatatcAAATTCAGGTATTGAAAAAGCTTTTCTCTTCGATGTTGTCAGCAAAATCTACATTGCAACAGACAGTTCCCCTGTGGATATGCAATCTTATGAACTTTGCTGTGACATGATTGATGTTGTAATTGATGTGTCTTGTATATATGGGTTAAAGGAAGATGGAAGTGGAAGTGCTTATGACAAAGAATCTATGGCAATTATCAAGCTGAATAATACAACTGTCCTTTATTTAAAGGAAGTGACTAAATTTTTGGCACTGGTCTGCATTCTTAGGGAAGAAAGTTTTGAACGAAAAGGTTTAATAGACTACAACTTCCACTGTTTCCGGAAAGCTATTCATGAGGTTTTTGAGGTGGGTGTGACCTCTCACAGGAGCTGTGGTCACCAGACAAGTGCCCCCAGCCTGAAATCGCTGACACACAATGGCACGCCGCGAAATGCCATCTAG